One region of Pyramidobacter sp. YE332 genomic DNA includes:
- a CDS encoding class I SAM-dependent methyltransferase, with product MYYSGPARVSGADALAYLREIRYESLLDVGCGTGFLLDGLARQRRAVYKGLDISEGMIDVARGKKIPGAEFVLGSADKLPWKDGVFDVVTCIQSFHHYPYADEAVREVYRVLRPGGLYLLSDTGVGGLGAWLDNRIIFPLLRSGDCRSENRHAAAARMERHGFAVIRNERLRGLIYTVVGRKPKAD from the coding sequence ATGTACTATTCCGGCCCGGCCAGGGTCAGCGGCGCCGACGCGCTGGCGTATCTCCGGGAGATACGATACGAATCGCTGCTCGACGTCGGCTGCGGCACGGGCTTTCTTCTCGACGGACTGGCCCGGCAGCGGCGCGCCGTTTACAAGGGGCTTGACATCTCGGAAGGGATGATCGACGTCGCGCGCGGGAAAAAGATCCCCGGCGCGGAATTCGTTTTGGGAAGCGCCGACAAACTGCCCTGGAAGGACGGCGTTTTCGACGTCGTCACGTGCATCCAGAGCTTTCACCATTATCCCTACGCCGACGAGGCCGTGCGGGAAGTTTATCGCGTTTTGAGGCCGGGAGGGCTGTATCTGCTCTCCGACACGGGCGTCGGCGGACTGGGGGCGTGGCTCGACAACCGCATCATTTTCCCGCTGCTGCGAAGCGGCGACTGCCGCAGCGAAAACCGGCACGCCGCCGCGGCGCGCATGGAGCGTCACGGCTTCGCGGTGATCAGAAACGAACGGCTGCGCGGGCTGATCTATACCGTCGTCGGCCGCAAGCCGAAAGCGGATTGA